In Euphorbia lathyris chromosome 10, ddEupLath1.1, whole genome shotgun sequence, a single genomic region encodes these proteins:
- the LOC136208590 gene encoding nuclear pore complex protein NUP155, translating into MLNDMSWDDQIVLRDVTNAGLVVSDRIGREVASQLDIEEALEASRYASHPYSTQPREWPPLIEVADTWELPPVLIERYNAAGGEGTALCGIFPEIRRAWASVDNSLFMWRFDKWDGQCPEFSGEEQVICAVGLAKSKPGVFVEAIHYLLVLATPVELILVGVCCSGGADGTDPYAEIRLQPLPEYTIPSDGVTMTCIACTDKGRILLSGRDGHIYELHYTSGSGWHKRCRKVCLTAGLGSIISKWVVPNVFKFGAMDPIVDMVFDNERQILYARTEDMKLQVFLVGPTGDGPLKKVAEERNLFSHRDIHYGGRQSTGTRATNRSAKPSIVSMSPLSTLESKSLHLVVVLSDGRRLYLTTSSSTGNNGTVGGLNRFNTDHQRPNCLKVVTTRPSPPIGVSGLTFGAIPLAGRTPNEDLTLKVETAYYSAGTLVLSDSSPPTMSSLVIVSKDSSSQSSSMSSFGTSARSSRALRETVFSLPAEGRMLFVADVLPLPDTAATVQSVYSELEFFGFESSESCERASGKFWARSDLSTQHILPRRRVVVFSTMGMMEVVFNRPVDILRRLFESNSPRSILEDFFNRFGAGEAAAMCLMLAAKIVNSEALISSVVAEKAAETFEDPRVVGMPQLDGISALSNTRTSTGGFSMGQVVQEAEPLFSGAHEGLCLCTSRLLFPLWELPVFVTKGGLGSSDVTSESGVVTCRLSVGAIHVLENKIRSLEKFLRSRRNQRRGLYGCVAGLGDVTGSILYGNGSDLSTGDRSMVRNLFGAYSRNVESAASGTSNKRQRLPYSPAELAAMEVRAMECIRQLLLRSGEALFLLQLLSMHHVAGLAHGFESNFVQALVQLTFHQLVCSGEGDRIATMLISALMEYYAGPDGRGTVDDISGRLREGCPSYFKETDYKFFLAVECLERAAVTPDPVEKENLAREAFNSLSKVPESADLRTICKRFEDLKFYEAVVRLPLQKAQALDPAGDALNDQIDAAIRGHALAQREQCYEIITSALRSLKGESSTREFGSPVRPVATGPVFDQASRRKYICQIVQLGVQSSDRLFHEYLYRTMIDLGLENELLEFGGPDLVPFLQNAGRESSQEGRAVSAVTAASSPVGHSGALVTSRQAKYFELLARYYVMKRQHTLAAHILLRLAERRSMDAGDVPSLEQRRQYLGSAVLQAKNANDSSGLIGSPRGAMESGLLDLLEGKLGVLRFQIKIKEELEAIASRLESSSSMSEAIQNGLPRENNANAEYAKVALGKAKELSMDLKSITQLYNEYAVPFELWEICLEMLYFANHSGDADSSIVRETWARLIDQALSSGGIAEACSVLKRVGSYIYPGDGAVLPLETLCLHLEKAVLERSESGTESVGDEDVARALVAACKGATEPVLNAYDQLVSNGAILPSPNLRLRLLRSVLVVLREWAMSALAQRMGTTTSGASLILGGSFTQEQTTVVNQGIRDKITSAANRYMTEVRRLPLPQSKTESVYRGFRELEESLISPFSFNRF; encoded by the exons ATGCTCAACGACATGTCGTGGGATGATCAGATTGTGCTCCGTGATGTTACGAATGCGGGCCTCGTTGTCAGTGACCGCATTGGCCGGGAGGTTGCTTCTCAGCTTGACATAGAAGAAGCCCTCGAAGCTTCTAGATATGCCAGCCATCCTTATTCTACTCAACCCAGAGAg TGGCCTCCTTTGATTGAGGTGGCAGATACTTGGGAGTTGCCTCCTGTACTTATTGAAAGATATAATGCAGCCGGTGGAGAAGGGACAGCTCTATGCGGAATATTTCCTGAGATAAGGAGGGCATGGGCATCGGTAGATAATTCCTTGTTTATGTGGCGATTTGATAAGTG GGATGGACAATGTCCTGAATTCAGTGGGGAGGAACAAGTAATTTGTGCTGTTGGCCTTGCCAAATCCAAACCTGGTGTTTTTGTTGAAGCCATTCACTATCTTCTAGTTTTAGCCACTCCTGTTGAG CTGATTCTTGTAGGAGTTTGCTGTTCTGGAGGGGCTGATGGCACCGATCCATATGCAGAGATTAGACTTCAGCCTTTGCCAGAGTACACAATCCCATCTGATGGAGTTACTATGACCTGTATTGCCTGCACTGATAAGGGTCGTATCCTCTTATCTGGGCGTGATGGCCATATTTATGAGCTACATTACACATCTGGCTCTGGCTGGCATAAGCGATGTCGTAAGGTTTGCCTCACTGCAGGATTGGGTAGTATCATCTCAAA GTGGGTTGTACCAAATGTGTTCAAGTTTGGAGCTATGGATCCCATCGTTGACATGGTTTTTGACAATGAAAGACAGATTTTATATGCACGAACTGAAGATATGAAACTTCAGGTTTTCCTTGTGGGGCCAACAGGAGATGGTCCGTTGAAGAAAGTGGCAGAAGAAAGAAATTTGTTCAGTCACAGGGATATACATTATGGAGGTAGACAGTCAACAGGAACACGGGCTACTAATAGATCAGCAAAGCCATCTATAGTTTCCATGTCACCTCTATCTACACTGGAGTCCAAGTCTTTGCACCTTGTTGTTGTTCTATCAGATGGCAGGAGATTGTACCTTACAACTTCTTCATCTACCGGCAATAATGGTACTGTGGGAGGTTTGAATCGATTCAATACTGATCATCAGAGACCAAACTGTTTAAAAGTTGTTACAACGAGACCTTCTCCTCCAATAGGGGTAAGTGGGCTTACCTTTGGTGCCATACCTCTTGCCGGAAGAACTCCAAATGAGGATCTCACGCTAAAGGTTGAAACAGCATATTACTCTGCAGGAACTCTTGTCCTTTCTGATTCATCACCTCCAACCATGTCTTCCCTTGTCATTGTGAGCAAAGACTCAAGCTCACAATCATCTTCTATGAGTAGTTTCGGTACAAGTGCAAGAAGTTCTCGAGCTTTACGAGAAACCGTGTTTTCCTTACCTGCTGAAGGACGAATGCTTTTTGTGGCAGATGTCCTGCCTTTACCAGATACAGCTGCCACTGTGCAGTCAGTTTACTCGGAACTAGAATTTTTTGGATTTGAAAGCTCGGAGTCCTGTGAAAGGGCATCTGGCAAATTTTGGGCTAGAAGTGATCTTTCAACTCAGCATATACTTCCAAGGCGAAGAGTTGTTGTTTTCAGTACTATGGGAATGATGGAAGTAGTTTTCAACAGACCTGTGGACATTCTGAGAAGGCTTTTTGAGTCAAACTCCCCTCGATCGATCCTGGAAGATTTTTTCAATCGATTTGGAGCTGGTGAGGCAGCTGCAATGTGTTTAATGCTAGCTGCAAAAATAGTTAATTCTGAAGCTCTTATAAGCAGTGTTGTTGCTGAGAAGGCTGCAGAGACATTTGAGGATCCAAGAGTTGTTGGGATGCCACAACTTGATGGTATCAGTGCTCTATCAAACACTAGAACATCAACAGGGGGTTTTAGCATGGGGCAAGTCGTTCAGGAGGCTGAGCCTTTATTTTCAGGTGCACATGAAGGGCTTTGCTTGTGCACATCAAGGTTACTTTTTCCCTTATGGGAACTTCCTGTATTTGTCACCAAAGGTGGATTAGGTTCATCCGATGTTACTTCTGAAAGCGGAGTAGTTACATGCAGGCTCTCTGTTGGGGCCATTCATGTCCTTGAAAACAAGATTCGTTCGTTGGAGAAGTTTTTAAGATCCAGAAGGAACCAGCGGAGGGGGCTTTATGGCTGTGTGGCTGGTTTAGGAGACGTGACTGGTTCTATATTGTATGGAAATGGTTCAGACTTAAGTACTGGTGACAGAAGTATGGTCAGGAATTTATTTGGTGCGTACTCACGAAACGTTGAGTCTGCTGCTAGTGGAACATCAAATAAAAGACAGCGATTACCTTACAGTCCTGCAGAATTGGCCGCCATGGAG GTCAGGGCCATGGAGTGTATCAGGCAGTTACTTCTTAGATCTGGTGAAGCTTTGTTTTTGCTGCAACTTCTTTCCATGCATCATGTGGCAGGCTTAGCTCATGGTTTCGAATCAAATTTTGTACAAGCACTGGTTCAGTTAACATTCCATCAACTAGTTTGTTCCGGGGAAGGTGATCGGATTGCTACAATGCTAATATCTGCACTAATGGAG TATTACGCTGGCCCTGACGGCAGAGGAACGGTAGATGATATTAGTGGGAGATTGCGAGAGGGTTGTCCGAGCTATTTCAAGGAAACAGATTACAAGTTTTTCTTAGCTGTGGAATGTCTTGAAAGAGCTGCTGTGACTCCGGACCCTGTGGAGAAGGAGAATCTTGCTAGAGAGGCTTTCAATTCTTTAAGTAAAGTTCCAGAGTCTGCAGATTTGAGAACTATTTGCAAAAGATTCGAAGACTTGAA GTTTTATGAAGCTGTAGTGCGCTTGCCTCTGCAGAAGGCCCAGGCCCTTGACCCTGCTGGTGATGCTCTCAATGACCAAATTGATGCAGCAATTAGAGGACATGCACTTGCTCAGCGTGAACAGTGCTATGAGATAATTACCAGTGCTTTACGTTCTCTGAAAGGTGAGTCCTCAACAAGGGAGTTTGGTTCTCCAGTGAGGCCTGTTGCAACGGGACCAGTTTTTGATCAGGCTTCTCGAAGGAAATATATTTGCCAGATTGTTCAGCTTGGTGTCCAGTCATCTGATAGACTGTTTCATGAATATCTGTATCGAACTATGATTGATTTGGGTCTTGAGAATGAGCTTTTGGAGTTTGGAGGCCCTGATTTAGTGCCTTTTCTACAAAATGCAGGCCGTGAATCATCACAAGAG GGCCGAGCTGTTTCTGCAGTAACTGCTGCATCTTCTCCTGTTGGTCATTCAGGAGCACTTGTAACTTCTCGTCAAGCAAAATATTTTGAGCTTTTGGCTCGATATTATGTAATGAAGCGACAACATACACTTGCTGCTCACATATTGCTTAGACTGGCTGAAAGACGCTCAATGGATGCAGGAGATGTTCCTAGTCTTGAACAAAG GCGCCAATACCTGGGTAGTGCTGTTCTACAGGCGAAGAATGCAAATGATAGTAGTGGTCTTATTGGTTCCCCTAGGGGAGCCATGGAGAGTGGATTGTTAGATTTGTTGGAAGGGAAACTTGGTGTTCTTCGGTTTCAAATAAAGATAAAAGAGGAGTTGGAGGCTATAGCTTCCAGACTAGAATCTTCATCCAGCATGTCTGAAGCTATCCAAAATGGATTGCCCCGTGAGAACAATGCAAATGCAGAATATGCTAAAGTTGCACTAGGAAAAGCCAAAGAGTTATCAATGGACTTGAAAAGCATTACTCAGCTATATAATGAGTATGCAGTTCCTTTTGAACTCTGGGAG ATATGTCTGGAGATGCTTTACTTTGCAAATCACTCTGGAGATGCTGACAGCAGCATAGTAAGGGAAACCTGGGCTAGACTGATTGATCAAGCTCTCTCAAGTGGGGGCATTGCCGAAGCTTGTTCTGTACTGAAGAGGGTTGGTTCCTACATATATCCTGGAGATGGAGCTGTTTTACCTTTAGAGACTTTATGTCTTCACCTTGAGAAGGCTGTACTG GAAAGATCAGAATCAGGTACTGAATCTGTTGGGGATGAAGATGTTGCAAGAGCTCTTGTTGCTGCTTGCAAGGGTGCAACTGAACCTGTACTGAATGCTTATGATCAGTTGGTATCAAATGGAGCTATTTTGCCCTCTCCGAACCTTAGGTTACGCCTTCTCCGATCAGTGCTGGTAGTACTCCGGGAATGGGCAATGTCTGCATTGGCGCAGAGGATGGGTACAACGACAAGTGGAGCTTCACTGATATTAGGTGGATCATTTACACAGGAGCAAACGACAGTAGTTAACCAAGGGATTCGTGATAAGATTACAAGTGCAGCAAACAG GTACATGACAGAAGTCAGGAGGTTGCCCCTTCCTCAGAGCAAAACTGAGTCTGTTTACCGAGGGTTTCGAGAACTTGAAGAGTCTCTGATAAGTCCCTTTTCTTTTAACCGATTCTAA